The following proteins are co-located in the Sardina pilchardus chromosome 24, fSarPil1.1, whole genome shotgun sequence genome:
- the LOC134072912 gene encoding GTPase IMAP family member 9-like: MSGQGSHDTLNIVLLGKTGAGKSASGNTILGKKSFEENVSFRSVTRICEKDEKDVASRPITVVDVPGLFDTKKTEDELKADIEKCVTLSLPGPHAFLLVIRLDVRFTEEENNAVKWIQDNFGESASKFTIVLFTHLDQLKGMALEDAVKDPEIQEIINKCGGRYHAFNNDQKHDQTQVNQLLEKIDTMVKKNGGEYYTNKMYKEAQRKLEKEERKRRERKNAAIRGVLGITVGGIVGGVVEAVVIGATGGAVGGPIGIAVGAVAGVLGGAIAVGIRALRRKE, encoded by the exons ATGTCAGGACAAGGATCACATGACA CCCTGAATATTGTTCTCCTGGGTAAAACTGGAGCAGGAAAGAGTGcttcaggaaacaccatcctgggaaAAAAGTCATTTGAAGAAAATGTTAGTTTTAGGTCTGTTACTCGTATATGTGAAAAGGATGAGAAAGACGTAGCCAGTAGACCAATCACAGTGGTTGACGTCCCAGGGTTGTTTGATACAAAAAAGACAGAAGATGAGCTGAAAGCAGATATCGAGAAGTGTGTTACGTTGTCTCTTCCTGGGCCTCATGCTTTTCTGTTGGTGATCAGACTGGATGTGAGATTCACAGAAGAGGAGAACAACGCAGTCAAGTGGATCCAGGACAACTTTGGTGAGAGTGCATCAAAGTTCACCATAGTGCTGTTCACTCATCTTGATCAGTTGAAAGGAATGGCATTGGAAGATGCTGTAAAGGATCCTGAGATACAAGAAATCATCAACAAATGTGGCGGTAGATATCATGCTTTCAATAATGACCAAAAACATGACCAGACTCAAGTGAACCAGCTGCTGGAAAAGATTGACACCATGGTGAAGAAGAATGGAGGAGAATACTACACAAATAAGATGTACAAGGAGGCTCAAAGAAAGCtagaaaaagaggaaaggaaaaggagagagaggaaaaatgcAGCAATTAGGGGAGTACTTGGGATAACCGTTGGGGGAATAGTTGGGGGAGTAGTTGAGGCAGTAGTTATTGGAGCAACTGGTGGGGCGGTGGGAGGACCTATAGGAATAGCAGTAGGAGCAGTTGCGGGAGTACTAGGGGGAGCAATTGCGGTAGGAATTAGGGCTCTCCGGCGTAAAGAGTGA
- the rps27.1 gene encoding 40S ribosomal protein S27.1, whose protein sequence is MPLAKDLLHPTPEEERRRHKKKRLVQSPNSYFMDVKCPGCYKITTVFSHAQTVVLCVGCSTVLCQPTGGKARLTEGCSFRRKQH, encoded by the exons ATGCCA CTCGCAAAAGACTTGTTGCACCCGAccccagaggaggagaggagaaggcacAAGAAGAAGCGTCTCGTTCAGAGTCCGAATTCTTATTTCATGGACGTGAAGTGTCCAG GTTGTTACAAGATCACGACGGTCTTCAGCCATGCCCAGACTGTGGTACTGTGCGTGGGTTGTTCGACAGTGTTGTGCCAGCCCACTGGTGGCAAAGCCCGGCTCACAGAAG GTTGCTCATTCAGGAGGAAGCAGCACTAG